The Halomonas denitrificans genome window below encodes:
- a CDS encoding NAD(P)/FAD-dependent oxidoreductase: MPRSNASHLDVAVLGAGFGGLGMACRLRAEGVRNFRVFDAATGVGGTWWVNRYPGCACDVPAHLYSYSFAPKPDWTRRFAPRAEIQAYLEQVARDRDLDPHLELGCRIERTRWDEGQGLWRLDDVHGRRWTADVVVSALGGLSRPLRPDLPGLDEFAGRILHTQAWPDRLDLAGRRVAVIGTGATAAQVVPEIAPDVEHLDVYQRTPNWILPRPDRPIRPWQRRLYRRVPLLQKLVRFSIWLGSELRVPGLAWSTRLAAGHRALALWHLRRQVPDPELRRDLTPDYAIGCKRVLRSSDYYPALVRDNVDLVTAPIRRVEPDGLRSADGRLRRADTLVLATGFRATAPVPGGLFIGRGGVDLAETWADGPSAWRGVAVHGFPNLFLLMGPNTALGHNSVVLMIEAQIGFVMKALEARRGDVLEVRADAQREDNARLQRRLAGTVWNSGGCSSWYRHPVSGRNATLWPGFTWTYRNRLRGFRPAAFDRRTPAGPQAAK; this comes from the coding sequence ATGCCTCGATCGAATGCCTCGCACCTCGATGTCGCCGTTCTCGGGGCCGGATTCGGCGGCCTCGGGATGGCCTGCCGGCTGCGCGCCGAGGGGGTCCGGAATTTCCGCGTCTTCGATGCGGCCACGGGCGTCGGCGGCACCTGGTGGGTCAACCGCTACCCCGGCTGCGCCTGCGACGTGCCGGCGCACCTGTACTCGTATTCCTTCGCGCCGAAGCCCGACTGGACCCGCCGCTTCGCGCCCCGGGCGGAGATCCAGGCCTACCTCGAGCAGGTCGCCCGCGACCGCGACCTGGACCCGCACCTCGAACTCGGATGCAGGATCGAGCGCACCCGCTGGGACGAGGGGCAGGGCCTGTGGCGGCTGGACGACGTTCACGGCCGCCGGTGGACCGCCGACGTCGTCGTCTCCGCGCTCGGTGGCCTGTCGCGGCCGCTGCGGCCCGACCTGCCGGGCCTGGACGAGTTCGCCGGGCGGATCCTCCACACCCAGGCCTGGCCGGACCGCCTCGACCTGGCCGGCCGGCGGGTCGCCGTGATCGGCACCGGCGCGACCGCGGCCCAGGTGGTGCCCGAGATCGCGCCCGACGTCGAGCACCTGGACGTCTACCAACGCACGCCGAACTGGATCCTGCCCCGGCCCGACCGGCCGATCCGACCCTGGCAACGCCGGCTCTACCGGCGCGTTCCGCTGCTCCAGAAACTCGTCCGCTTCTCGATCTGGCTCGGCTCGGAACTGCGCGTTCCGGGCCTGGCCTGGTCGACCCGCCTCGCCGCCGGGCACCGGGCGCTGGCGCTCTGGCACCTTCGCCGCCAGGTGCCGGACCCGGAGCTGCGACGCGACCTGACCCCCGACTACGCGATCGGCTGCAAGCGCGTTCTGCGCTCCAGCGACTACTACCCGGCGCTTGTGCGCGACAACGTCGACCTGGTCACCGCGCCGATCCGGCGCGTGGAGCCCGATGGCCTTCGCAGCGCCGACGGCCGGCTGCGGCGCGCCGATACGCTGGTTCTCGCCACCGGCTTCCGCGCCACCGCACCGGTTCCGGGGGGCTTGTTCATCGGCCGCGGCGGCGTCGACCTTGCCGAGACCTGGGCCGACGGGCCGTCCGCCTGGCGGGGGGTGGCCGTCCACGGGTTCCCGAACCTGTTCCTGCTGATGGGCCCGAATACCGCGCTCGGCCATAACTCGGTCGTGCTGATGATCGAGGCCCAGATCGGCTTCGTGATGAAGGCACTGGAGGCGCGCCGCGGCGACGTGCTCGAAGTCCGCGCCGATGCCCAGCGTGAGGACAACGCCCGGCTGCAGCGACGGTTGGCCGGGACGGTCTGGAACTCGGGGGGCTGCAGCAGCTGGTACCGGCACCCGGTGTCCGGGCGCAACGCCACGCTCTGGCCGGGCTTCACCTGGACCTACCGGAATCGGCTGCGCGGATTCCGCCCGGCGGCCTTCGACCGGCGCACACCGGCCGGGCCGCAGGCCGCGAAATGA
- a CDS encoding winged helix-turn-helix domain-containing protein, whose amino-acid sequence MAQIRFSGLEYDPSDGSLQGAGGGAQTLRPQVATLLEAFLARPGQVIDRESLCRAVWGEDRVVDFESGLSALVKELRHALRATGAPDELLETVPRRGYRFHADPRTEPADPSPAASGSAPPDPGGSEPPMGRRRRRAAALVIVLGMAALLAWWVIDRDEAADPVPRLAVVPFEMLGDPAVDATNLDLVLADTLLAALWQAELDGLVLIGRTSMGDALTGRDRTEFVAAELGASLVLEGSLIPDRLNDRDGWRIEARLLRLPRGEVVWTGTAVGDPGAPVSAGAVAETLVADLVARWPELRAEGF is encoded by the coding sequence ATGGCGCAGATTCGCTTTTCAGGGCTCGAATACGATCCTTCCGACGGTTCGCTGCAAGGCGCCGGGGGCGGCGCACAGACGCTCCGGCCGCAGGTGGCCACGCTCCTCGAGGCCTTTCTCGCCCGTCCCGGACAGGTGATCGATCGCGAGTCCCTGTGCCGGGCCGTCTGGGGCGAAGACCGGGTCGTCGACTTCGAGTCCGGCCTGTCCGCGCTGGTCAAGGAGCTTCGTCACGCGCTGCGCGCCACCGGCGCCCCGGATGAGCTGCTCGAGACCGTGCCGCGCCGCGGTTACCGCTTCCACGCCGACCCCCGGACCGAACCGGCCGACCCCAGCCCGGCGGCCAGCGGGTCGGCGCCGCCGGACCCGGGCGGGTCGGAGCCGCCGATGGGGCGGCGCCGGCGACGGGCCGCCGCCCTGGTGATCGTGCTGGGGATGGCGGCGCTGCTCGCGTGGTGGGTGATCGACCGCGACGAGGCCGCGGATCCGGTGCCCCGGCTGGCCGTGGTGCCGTTCGAGATGCTCGGCGACCCCGCGGTCGATGCGACCAACCTCGACCTGGTCCTGGCCGACACGCTGCTGGCGGCGCTCTGGCAGGCCGAGCTCGACGGCCTGGTGCTGATCGGCCGGACGTCGATGGGCGATGCGCTGACCGGCCGCGATCGTACGGAGTTCGTGGCCGCCGAGCTTGGCGCGTCGCTGGTGCTCGAGGGCAGCCTGATCCCGGACCGACTGAACGACCGGGACGGCTGGCGGATCGAGGCCCGCCTGCTGCGCCTGCCGCGCGGTGAGGTGGTCTGGACCGGCACCGCGGTCGGTGATCCCGGCGCGCCCGTGTCGGCCGGTGCGGTGGCCGAGACGCTGGTCGCCGACCTGGTCGCGCGCTGGCCGGAACTCCGTGCCGAAGGATTCTGA